In a single window of the Montipora capricornis isolate CH-2021 chromosome 11, ASM3666992v2, whole genome shotgun sequence genome:
- the LOC138023921 gene encoding transmembrane protease serine 11D-like isoform X2, translating to MLRLKLLFFVSTIPLYDFASLQGEPFSVFPQDCGIRKIRTSTGRRSKRIVGDPYTSNNPADWTSVLGDHRLSERDDRFEQRRKIVNITVHENYKSMFFEKIYDTPPMNDVAILKLDKPLVFTNHVQPLCLPRTDEVFAPNEECHVAGWGHTEWNGRQADVLREIKVRIVSREVCNLEKSYNGTIHDTALCAGFPKGGIDACEYDSGGPLVCVKCGRHYAAGLVSWGDECGAPYKYGVYSNLTVLEPWITDRINRFERENGNINGSRG from the exons ATGCTACGACTGAAGCTGTTGTTTTTCGTGAGTACAATTCCATTATATG ATTTTGCATCTCTTCAAGGAGAACCTTTCTC AGTATTTCCCCAAGATTGTGGCATTAGAAAGATAAGAACCTCCACGGGCCGACGCTCGAAAAGAATTGTGGGAG ATCCCTATACCTCCAATAATCCAGCAGATTGGACATCAGTTCTAGGAGACCACCGTTTGAGCGAAAGAGATGATCGATTTGAGCAAAGACGGAAGATCGTGAATATCACCGTACACGAGAactacaaatccatgttttttgAAAAGATCTACGATACACCGCCCATGAATGACGTCG CCATTCTTAAGCTCGACAAACCACTTGTTTTCACCAATCACGTGCAGCCACTGTGTTTGCCTCGCACTGATGaagttttcgcgccaaatgaagaaTGTCATGTAGCGGGTTGGGGTCACACTGAGTGGAATGGGCGTCAAGCAGATGTCTTGCGCGAGATTAAAGTTCGAATTGTGTCACGTGAAGTGTGTAACCTGGAAAAGTCTTACAATGGGACCATTCATGACACCGCCTTGTGTGCGGGATTTCCCAAAGGGGGCATCGACGCATGTGAATATGACAGTGGTGGTCCGCTGGTTTGTGTGAAGTGCGGGCGTCATTACGCGGCTGGTTTGGTTTCCTGGGGTGACGAATGCGGTGCTCCCTACAAATATGGCGTTTATTCGAATCTCACTGTGCTAGAGCCTTGGATTACAGACAGAATCAACAGATTTGAACGGGAAAACGGCAATATTAATGGCTCGAGAGGATAA
- the LOC138023921 gene encoding transmembrane protease serine 11D-like isoform X1, which produces MLRLKLLFFVSTIPLYDFASLQGEPFSVFPQDCGIRKIRTSTGRRSKRIVGGTQSSQGNWPWQAALFYKGSHYCGGAVISNTWILTSAHCFNPYTSNNPADWTSVLGDHRLSERDDRFEQRRKIVNITVHENYKSMFFEKIYDTPPMNDVAILKLDKPLVFTNHVQPLCLPRTDEVFAPNEECHVAGWGHTEWNGRQADVLREIKVRIVSREVCNLEKSYNGTIHDTALCAGFPKGGIDACEYDSGGPLVCVKCGRHYAAGLVSWGDECGAPYKYGVYSNLTVLEPWITDRINRFERENGNINGSRG; this is translated from the exons ATGCTACGACTGAAGCTGTTGTTTTTCGTGAGTACAATTCCATTATATG ATTTTGCATCTCTTCAAGGAGAACCTTTCTC AGTATTTCCCCAAGATTGTGGCATTAGAAAGATAAGAACCTCCACGGGCCGACGCTCGAAAAGAATTGTGGGAGGTACCCAGAGTTCCCAAGGAAATTGGCCATGGCAAGCGGCGCTGTTCTATAAAGGAAGTCACTACTGCGGCGGCGCGGTGATATCAAACACTTGGATACTAACATCAGcgcattgtttta ATCCCTATACCTCCAATAATCCAGCAGATTGGACATCAGTTCTAGGAGACCACCGTTTGAGCGAAAGAGATGATCGATTTGAGCAAAGACGGAAGATCGTGAATATCACCGTACACGAGAactacaaatccatgttttttgAAAAGATCTACGATACACCGCCCATGAATGACGTCG CCATTCTTAAGCTCGACAAACCACTTGTTTTCACCAATCACGTGCAGCCACTGTGTTTGCCTCGCACTGATGaagttttcgcgccaaatgaagaaTGTCATGTAGCGGGTTGGGGTCACACTGAGTGGAATGGGCGTCAAGCAGATGTCTTGCGCGAGATTAAAGTTCGAATTGTGTCACGTGAAGTGTGTAACCTGGAAAAGTCTTACAATGGGACCATTCATGACACCGCCTTGTGTGCGGGATTTCCCAAAGGGGGCATCGACGCATGTGAATATGACAGTGGTGGTCCGCTGGTTTGTGTGAAGTGCGGGCGTCATTACGCGGCTGGTTTGGTTTCCTGGGGTGACGAATGCGGTGCTCCCTACAAATATGGCGTTTATTCGAATCTCACTGTGCTAGAGCCTTGGATTACAGACAGAATCAACAGATTTGAACGGGAAAACGGCAATATTAATGGCTCGAGAGGATAA